The DNA segment GCAGGTAGTTgttctgcagctgcttctgGTAGCGGATCACCCTGTCCTTCTCCTTGTTCCACGTACGCCGCTCCTTCTCGAAGCTGCTGGCCAGACTCTCCCGagactccacctcctctctgagcTGTTTCTGcagtctctccacctctctctggaGGGCGTCGGtggtgcctcctcctcctcctcctcctcctcctcctcctcctcctcctcctcctcctcctcctcctcctcctcctcctctagtccCCTCTGCGGCTTGCTCCGGGCTCTGCGAGCCCGTTTCATTGTCTAGATTCTGGGCCTGAGCTTCGAGTTTCAAACAGTGTTTCTGCCTTTGCTCTTTGGCTGAGGCCAGATCCTGCTTCATGCCCTGGATGTCTGTCTCCAGCCGGCCCACCTTCTCCCGCAGTAAGTCCGCCTCGTTCTTCTTGCGCTGGAGTTCATTTTGGCACACCTGAAACAAAAGAATTCGAGAACGATAAATATTCATACCGTGCTGCTCTGCGATGGACGTCAGACTATTTCTTTGCCCAATCAATGCGATGCATTAAAGCTTTACTGTGTGGCAGACGCTCAGCCAAAAGCTTTTTGCGTGTTCAATTGCTATGCTTAAAACTATGTCAACAAGCACGGGCTGATTGCTACCTCCTGGACTTCACCACATGGTGCACTTCATACAAAGATTTGTTGTCAGTGTTTGCGTCATCAAAGCCAGAACATGAACACAACTTTCCAACAAGAGGAAGCATTGAAACaagctcacctccacctcaacagTGCGAGAATGGATCCGGTCCTTGTCTTCGCTGCTGTGTCTCTCCAGCGCCTCTATTCGGCTCTTGCTCTCCTTCAGCGCGGACTTGAGGCTCACGATCTCGTTCAGCTTGTGGTTgacgtccgtctgtctgtctcgcagCTGCTGCTTCAACAACGAGATCTCCCCGGACTTCTGGCAAATCTGTATCATAGAAAGGAGGTTTGAGAAGAAAAGAGTGGAAAAACCAAACCAAAGGAATCTGCATTGACAAttggtatcacacacacacgcgcatgcacgctcatgcacacacacacacgtactcaccTCCCATTGGATCTCCTCCAGCGTGGGCGCtagctgtgtgttggtggtcTCGTAGGACCTCAGCCTCACCTCAGCCAGCTCCTTCTCCTGGGTCAGCTTAGCGATGTCCTCCTGAAGCCTCTCCTTCTCGGCCTGTGGTGATCAGATCAAAACATCCGTTAGATCGTCTCAATACACCGATTCTAACAGATACAGGCAGATACGTTACAACCTCGTCAGACGATAGACAACGTTTTCCCGGCAGATTGTACTTCTCTAAACAcatccctcacctcctctctaaCCGATTCTCTCTTAGCTCACTCAGCTGTCCTGTTTCTCCTCACTCTGTTCATTTACATACTCGTGAATACACACTGAGGTGCATGCGGTCATCGATTGGTctcggccctggggggggggggggagaatggcGGGTGATGGTGATGCGGGGGCTGACCTGCAGCGTGGCgacctgctgctgcagggccTGGTGGTTCCTGGTGACTCTCTGGGACACCTGCCGCAGCTTGGTGGAGCAGCGCTGCTTCAGCCCCTCCATCTCGTCCGCGCAGTACCGCTGCCGCTCCTCAAACAGCTGGCACgtgttctcctccttctcctcaaagCTCACCTGCACGGTGAAACAGTATTTGTTTTTCGACATATATTAAAAACTACCCCCTCACaccatttgtatttgtatttgtgctTTAGtggcatgtatatatatataactctgTAGCAGTGATGACCACATTCATGATAGTGGTATCATTTCAAATGCTACACCTTGCTGTTCATGTGGATATTATACATTAACAAATCCGTACGCTTGCGCTATAGGGGGTGATATTGAGGCAGGGTGCCGTGCTATAGGGGGTGCTATTGAGGCAGGGTGCCGTGCTATAGGGGCTGATATTGGGGCAGGGTGCTGTTCTATAGGGGGTGCTATTGAGGCAGGGTGCTGTGCTATAGGGGGTGATATTGAGGCAGGGTGCCGTGCTATAGGGGGTGCTATTGAGGCAGGGTGCTGTGCTATAGGGGGTGATATTGAGGCAGGGTGCTGTGCATTAGGGGGTGATATTGAGGCAGGGTGCCGTGCTATAGGGGGTGATATTGAGGCAGGGTGCCGTGCTATAGGGGGTGCTATTGAGGCAGGGTGCCGTGCTATAGGGGGTGCTATTGAGGCAGGGTGCTGTGCTATAGGTGGTAATATTGAGGCAGGGTGCCGTGCTATAGGGGGTGCTATTGAGGCAGGGTGCCGTGCTATAGGGGGTGCTATTGAGGCAGGGTGCCGTGCTATAGGGGCTGATATTGAGGCAGGGTGCCGGTGCTGGGCTCAGACGCGGCGCGGCCTCTACCTGCAGGTCCTGCAGCTCCGACTCCCTCTCCAGCAGCCTCTGCTCCAGGCGCTCGATCAGCAGCTCGTCCGTGTTGATGGGCGAGCGGCTGCCGGCCCCCGTCTCCGTCAGAGGGCCCGGGTCCTCCGTGGGGGGCCGCGCTCCGGAGTCGCCATTGGCCACAGCCGGTAGCCCTCCGTCGTTGTATCGGGGGCCCAGGTTAGCGCCGTTCACGCCGCACCACGGGGGGACGTTGGGCGGGGCCCCCTGATTGAGGGCGTGCCCCGACAGCGAGCCGTGAACAGTGAGGAACACGGCGGGGCCCGCGGCCGTGCTGACGCTCCCGCTGGTGCTGTGGGTGGGAAGGCTGGACATGGAGTTACGCCCCGAGTCGGAAAGGGTTCCTGCAATAAATAGACAGAATTGATTAAAATCTAAATGTCAgattttatttatgtgtgtgtttatgtgtttgtgtgtgtggtgtgtgcgtgcatgtgtgtgtgtgtttgtgtgtgtgtgtgtgtgtgcaagtgtctgtccgtgtgtgtgtgtgtatcactgcatttgtgtgtccttgtgtgcgtgtgtttgtgtgtccttgtgtgcatgtgtccttgtgtgtgtgtgtgtgtgtgtgtgtgtgtgtgtgtgtgtgtgtgtgtgtgtgtgtgtgtgtgtgtgtgtgtgtgtgtccttgtgtgtgtgtgtgtgtgtgtgtgtgtgtgtgtgtgtgtgtgtgtgtgtgtgtgtgtgtgtgtgtgtgtgtgtgtgtgtatgtgtatgtttgtgttctgTTCTGCTCACCAGCTGGCCGTGGTGAGCGAGCAATGGTGGGCAAACATTAGCAAGGCGAGAGAGCCTTATATTGGCAGTACCTGAGAAGGTatcttgtttgtgtctgtggatgtCAGGGCTCTTGGTGGTCTCCCGGGGGCAGAGAGTGTCCGGGTTGTTCTGGCCCTGGGTTGCAGACAAGCTCCTAGGAACCACCGACTCCGAGGCAGTGGGATGAATATATAACTTGGCAGCGGGTGCCTGGAAGAACGAAATGATGGACAGGTTGTGTTGTCTGTTATTATTGTGTTTTGGAGGCTGTTTTTGACCCTGGGTTGTGGGCTGTGAGTGTATTGTATGGAGGGTTTTGCTTGTCgtaattgttgttttttgtatgcaAGTCGGAGGGTGACATTGTGATTGTAGGGTTATTTAGATGCATCCTGCGTGCTGATTGGCCGCCAGCACAGTGTGGAAAATGGCCCACCATGGATTTGATAGtattatttgtttatattacatttgagtTGCGACCAAATCGCTGTATCTGGAGCCAAACATTCAGAATGGCCCTGAACTCTGACATAAAGGCTCATAATAGCTTGGAAATCCATCTCTCTTGAACAGGCCCAGTTCTCTTCTGTCAGTTTCGGCTACACGCATCCAAAATATGTGTTGTTTGTCAACAGTGAATATAACGCCTCTTGTAGATCTGCTATTTTCTGTCTTGACTGGCATTTCCCTGAAGCAGGGAAAATGGGGAATTTGAGGTTCTGTTTCGCCCTGACAGTTTGAAGAATATCGTACATTCAACATCCTCATATCCCATTAGGGCAACAAGACATGATATGAATTTAAGCATTTATAGTATTGTGAAAcccttttgataaaagcgtcctTTAAATGGCAATATTATATCAAATATTGATAGTCTTGCACAGGCAGAGTACATGGTAGGATGAGCAGCGTTTAAACCTGACAGAAACTAGAGCCATTCATGAACGGATATTCATCGACTCTTGTACGTGCTTGAAACACCGTGAACATTGGACAAATCTGCTGATGGACTAAGGGTGGACGACGTTGAGAAACGGCCCAAGATGCACCAGTAAAACTCACCATGCTGTCATGGAAGACAAATCATTTAAATTATGAATTTATACTCATGTCTCAATCCAGGCTGTTGAGCTATGTCACATCCTATACATCCCTTCCCCTCCAtttgccccccccaccccccccccccccccccccccttccctgcaCCCCACATCCCTCCCATATGTGTTGTCGGGCGGAAGATGAATTGCCCCCACTGTTGTATTAACAATATGAACTGCTGCTAGAGTCCAAAAGCCCAGGCCTGTGAACTCAGCATTCCTTCTCACTGACTACACGATCGGGGAATACgattttttttccttcctctcctccttctcctcctcacatagacccccccccccacacacacacacacacacacacacacacacacacacacacacacacacacacacacacacacacacacacacacacaccccacctccgCTCTCCGCTCTccgctctctcctttctcttcacctcttctattttttgttttgtttgccttTTGACTGTCCCTGTTTTTTTTCCCGCTCTCCTGGGGAAATTATGGCCCATTGAAAAAGGGAAGCCTGGTGTTTGAGTACGCAGCTGTGTCAGAGCGATGACTTCGTAGAAGATCAATGCATTAGGAGGATATTAATCTGGGAGCAGGTTATTTATCACCGGCCGCGTTCAATGCTGCCGCTACCTATTTATCTCGCTGCCGAGGAAAAGTTGGAATGCAGTTGTGGTGGAAAAGGCACTTTTCTTTTACTAACGGCACCTTTTAGATTAGGCTGTGCAACATGTCAACCACATGCACTGAAAGAATTAGCATTGTAATATATACTCATAACATCACTGGGCGGACTATATGTCAAACTGAGATGAAGCAATTTTGGTTGTACTTTATTTCTTAACTGCATCCATACCTTAGAGAGATTAAAGACATTTGGATTTAggatgcataaatatatatatatatgtatatatatatactatgtaCGTGTTATTAAAGAGCCAGTAGGGGTGAGGCATCGTACGCAGCGTGCGCCTACAGGTACACTGTGGACTTAAACACTCTACAACACTGACAATATATTTAATACGTTTAAAGACCATGGTTATATAATAAGATGCTCTGTGTCATTGCTCATACATTAAaggttgttgcgtgtttgtttataGAGTGGGGGTGTCTGGTGTCTCTCTAGACAAGGTGTTTACCCTCTCCGCCTTCTTGCCCAACACTGGCAGCAGTTTCAGTGGCTGTCGCCCTTTGGATTCCCCACTGCCATCGTCTGTGGAGATGTGGTTGTCCATTGGTCCTACTCGCTGGTACACAGCCCTGGGTTTATGGCTTACCTACGAGGCAACCAGAGAAGACAGTATGTAAAcaaattgtttttttcattgGAGGGCTTTGCTCAACGGACATGAGTTGTAAGTCAACAAGGACTTTTAGCAGTGTGTCACCCGTCCCCTTATCTGAAAGTCATCCCAACTGTCATTCTCTGAGCATAGGCCCTACGACACATATCACCTTCACCACTCGCTCCTTTGTTCTGAGTTTGGTTCGAGATAAGATAAAGATAGGATAGTAATTTATGGATCACAGATGGGGAATTCGACAGCGCTAGTTATGCGTTGCTTGTATTGATGCAACCTCACTGTAAAGGAGATTGATTCCAGAGCAGGACTTCCTCGCTACATCTTCGAGACGTTGTGACGTTCGGTGGGCTCCTACTTAGTCCCTATCCATTCTTCCCCCTCCGCATGAGAGGAAATCGAATTGAAAAATGGAAATGTGGTGAGGTGTGAACTGGATACAGCTACAGTGCTTCAAGCCTGACATGATGTGTTTATCCTCCTGCCGGTGTAAATATCCCCCTTTTGATAGTGAATAAGTACTATTTTCGATTTCTATCATTCAAGTTTGAATCGAACTACAAACCCgtacaaaaacaaagaaaatatcgCTACATTTTAAAAACCCTCCCAGACGT comes from the Gadus chalcogrammus isolate NIFS_2021 chromosome 6, NIFS_Gcha_1.0, whole genome shotgun sequence genome and includes:
- the lzts1 gene encoding leucine zipper putative tumor suppressor 1 produces the protein MGSVSSLVNGNSVQEKHCQASDPQLKKGASHQHHLHPPPARRAGGRSLLSEGLLNCGLGQGSSSCASTRLPAKGLSHSRSGRSEDFFYIKVSHKPRAVYQRVGPMDNHISTDDGSGESKGRQPLKLLPVLGKKAERAPAAKLYIHPTASESVVPRSLSATQGQNNPDTLCPRETTKSPDIHRHKQDTFSGTLSDSGRNSMSSLPTHSTSGSVSTAAGPAVFLTVHGSLSGHALNQGAPPNVPPWCGVNGANLGPRYNDGGLPAVANGDSGARPPTEDPGPLTETGAGSRSPINTDELLIERLEQRLLERESELQDLQVSFEEKEENTCQLFEERQRYCADEMEGLKQRCSTKLRQVSQRVTRNHQALQQQVATLQAEKERLQEDIAKLTQEKELAEVRLRSYETTNTQLAPTLEEIQWEICQKSGEISLLKQQLRDRQTDVNHKLNEIVSLKSALKESKSRIEALERHSSEDKDRIHSRTVEVEVCQNELQRKKNEADLLREKVGRLETDIQGMKQDLASAKEQRQKHCLKLEAQAQNLDNETGSQSPEQAAEGTRGGGGGGGGGGGGGGGGGGGGGGGGTTDALQREVERLQKQLREEVESRESLASSFEKERRTWNKEKDRVIRYQKQLQNNYLQMHKKNLDLERILKELSAELESRTELDIDAPYCSGLQTYDDVIATEI